Proteins from a single region of Carcharodon carcharias isolate sCarCar2 chromosome 29 unlocalized genomic scaffold, sCarCar2.pri SUPER_29_unloc_2, whole genome shotgun sequence:
- the LOC121274048 gene encoding complement C1q-like protein 4 produces MSETGKVTWLFLILYQCVSKATTSQNCPRLAEITFKDIKDAINKIKEIDALTRRITVLEEEVASLKKYVPSVIFHAKVSDGKNPTAKQRLIYDSIIVNKGSAYNPLTGVFTAPVAGTYHFTYSLLGGSQAEDTAVHLMRNEERQSYLHSKLKSEQAQTASMPAILSLNKGDQVSVRLETGNTWSGLGAMNFQGVLLEADEA; encoded by the exons atgagtgaaacagggaag GTGACCTGGCTGTTTTTGATCCTCTATCAATGTGTCTCCAAAGCCACCACCTCTCAGAACTGTCCCAGACTAGCTGAG ATAACCTTTAAGGATATAAAAGACGCAATTAATAAAATTAAAGAGATTGATGCCCTGACCAGGAGGATCACTGTTTTGGAAGAAGAGGTGGCGAGTCTAAAGAAAT ACGTGCCGAGTGTCATTTTCCACGCTAAAGTGTCTGACGGCAAGAACCCAACGGCAAAGCAACGCCTCATTTACGACTCAATTATTGTCAACAAAGGATCAGCTTACAACCCCTTGACTGGGGTTTTCACTGCTCCGGTGGCCGGCACCTATCACTTCACTTACTCACTGCTCGGGGGATCGCAAGCAGAAGATACTGCAGTGCACCTGATGAGGAATGAGGAAAGACAGAGTTACTTACACAGCAAACTGAAAAGCGAACAAGCCCAGACAGCGTCCATGCCCGCAATACTGTCCCTCAACAAAGGTGATCAAGTCTCTGTCCGGCTGGAGACCGGAAACACATGGAGTGGGCTGGGAGCCATGAACTTCCAGGGAGTCCTTCTGGAGGCTGATGAGGCATGA